The Magnolia sinica isolate HGM2019 chromosome 9, MsV1, whole genome shotgun sequence genome contains a region encoding:
- the LOC131255193 gene encoding receptor-like protein 7: protein MALFFSSKNNPAFLILFFLSSLLFLTTQQCNHHHFSALLHLKHRFNFIDDYNLSTLPSWNSNNTDCCTWERITCDGPTGHVISLDLSELYISGRIDFESLFRLRSLQKLNLADNYFDPSPIPSGFDQLTSLTHLNLSWLFFYGQIPLEISRLTSLVSLDLSRNEYWNGSGFQYLKLENPSIGAVVQNLSNLSELYLDWVHILLQGQTLDLPLPYLRKLSLINCGLSGSIFSSLSQLHFLSELHLSRNNLSSAVPSFIGNLSSLMSLLLKDCGLHGKFPESVFQMPNLEIIDISINPLVAINLPEFPQNNTLQQLILSDTGFSGKLPDSLSNLKFLTHLDLRNCNLSGSLPSSLLNLTKLQYLYLSSNKLSGPIPSSLFSLPSLHTLDLTGNQLSGQLGEFHNASSSQLELLVLYSNKLSGPIPSSLFSLPSLRMLDLGGNQLSGQLGEFHNAFSSQLEILYLDSNKLQGMIPRFIFQLTKLQVLYLSSNNFSGVVELGLFQNLKKLYSLDLSDNNLSVQYGSGNSTFVSISQFQSLLLRSCNISTFPNFLRNQVQLRELDLSYNKISGEIPKWIWEVGNGSLIYLNLSHNILQGIKPSPHLLLSDFRFIDLSFNMLKGSLPIPSPSVLFFSVSNNSLGGEIPRSVCNATSLTVLDLSHNHFIGQIPPCLGEIGDALSVLNLQGNDFNGTLLQTFKEGCNIQTLDLSRNQLEGPVPRSLANCKMLELLNLGNNQMNDTFPLWLGALSQLRVLVLRSNQFHGTIGHPLTNHPFPLLQIFDLSFNSFEGNFPSNMFTSWTAMMEDDKSQSLVLGKMIYSNGSSIYYQNKVSLVSKGLQMELVKILTAFTVVDLSENKFHGDIPESIGDLKSLLVLNMSNNDLTGGIPTSFQNLRDLESLDLSHNKLSGEIPWQLTDLTFLAVLNLSQNFLVGKIPQSRQFLTFNSESFKENSGLCGPPLSKKCEDAESAPPSPLSTLQSERKYECELMWIGFGVGHGAGVGMLFWTLALWRKGRREFYIFIDRMLSLIFPSMVFPK from the coding sequence AtggctctcttcttttcttctaaaAACAACCCAGCATTTCTCATTCTCTTCTTTTTAtcatctcttctctttctcactaCCCAACAATGCAACCATCATCACTTCTCTGCTTTACTCCACCTCAAGCATCGTTTTAACTTCATTGATGATTACAACCTCTCTACTCTCCCCTCTTGGAATTCAAACAATACCGATTGCTGCACTTGGGAACGCATCACGTGCGATGGACCCACTGGTCACGTGATCAGCCTCGACCTCAGTGAGCTCTATATCTCTGGTCGGATTGATTTTGAAAGCCTCTTTCGTCTTCGGAGCCTGCAGAAGCTCAACCTCGCTGACAATTACTTCGATCCCTCTCCAATCCCATctgggtttgaccagctcaccagtttgacccatctcaacctctcttGGTTATTCTTTTATGGCCAAATCCCACTGGAAATCTCCCGCTTGACCTCTTTGGTTTCTCTCGATCTTTCTCGCAATGAATATTGGAATGGTTCTGGATTTCAATACctgaaactcgaaaacccaagcaTTGGAGCAGTcgtccaaaacctgtccaatctgAGTGAACTCTATCTGGACTGGGTACACATCTTACTGCAGGGCCAGACCTTAGATTTGCCACTCCCTTATCTCCGCAAGTTGAGCTTAATAAATTGTGGTCTTTCAGGCtccatcttttcttccctttcacagctccatttcttatctgaactccACCTCAGTCGAAACAATCTCTCCTCTGCAGTCCCCAGTTTCATAGGGAACTTATCCTCATTGATGTCCCTGCTCCTTAAAGATTGTGGATTGCATGGAAAATTCCCTGAGAGTGTTTTCCAGATGCCAAATCTAGAAATCATTGACATATCAAtcaatccacttgtagctatcaatttGCCGGAGTTCCCTCAAAACAATACTCTACAGCAATTGATCCTTTCAGATACTGGATTTTCAGGAAAGTTACCAGATTCTCTCAGTAATCTCAAATTCTTGACTCATTTAGACCTCAGAAATTGCAACTTGTCAGGATCATTACCATCCTCACTTTTGAACCTGACCAAACTGCAATATCTGTATCTTTCATCCAATAAATTGAGCGGCCCAAttccatcatcattgttttcactcCCATCATTACATACACTGGACCTCACAGGTAACCAACTTAGTGGTCAACTTGGTGAGTTCCACAATGCCTCTTCTTCACAGCTGGAGCTCCTCGTTTTGTATAGCAATAAATTGAGCGGTCCAAttccatcatcattgttttcactcCCATCATTACGAATGTTGGATCTGGGAGGTAACCAACTTAGTGGTCAACTTGGTGAGTTCCACAATGCCTTTTCTTCACAGCTGGAGATCCTCTATTTGGATAGCAATAAATTGCAGGGGATGATACCGAGATTTATCTTTCAACTTaccaagcttcaagtactttacCTTTCTTCCAATAATTTCAGTGGTGTTGTGGAGCTAGGCTTATTTCAAAACCTCAAAAAACTTTACTCTCTAGATCTTTCAGATAACAACTTGTCAGTCCAATATGGCAGTGGTAATTCCACATTTGTTTCCATCTCCCAGTTTCAATCTTTGTTGCTACGTTCTTGCAACATCAGCACATTTCCAAATTTCTTGAGAAATCAAGTGCAGTTGAGGGAACTGGACCTTTCCTACAATAAAATTAGTGGTGAAATACCCAAATGGATATGGGAGGTTGGCAATGGGTCTTTAATCTATTTAAATCTTTCTCACAACATTCTACAGGGAATAAAACCATCTCCCCATCTTTTGTTGAGTGACTTTCGCTTTATTGACCTTAGCTTCAACATGTTGAAAGGTTCACTTCCAATCCCATCACCCTCCGTCCTATTCTTTTCAGTTTCAAACAATAGCcttggtggtgaaatccctcgATCAGTTTGCAATGCAACATCCCTAACAGTCCTTGATTTATCTCACAATCACTTCATTGGTCAGATTCCACCATGTTTGGGTGAGATTGGTGATGCCCTGTCTGTGTTGAATCTTCAAGGAAATGATTTCAATGGCACCTTACTTCAGACATTTAAAGAGGGATGCAACATACAAACGCTTGATCTCAGCAGGAATCAATTAGAGGGCCCAGTGCCAAGGTCTTTGGCTAATTGCAAAATGTTGGAGTTATTAAACCTGGGAAACAATCAAATGAATGACACCTTCCCTTTATGGTTGGGAGCTTTGTCCCAGTTGCGTGTTCTCgtcttgagatccaaccaatttcaTGGCACCATTGGGCATCCTCTAACAAATCACCCTTTCCCACTGTTACAAATTTTTGACCTCTCTTTCAATAGCTTTGAGGGTAATTTTCCATCAAATATGTTCACGAGCTGGACGGCAATGATGGAAGATGACAAATCCCAATCTTTGGTCCTTGGCAAAATGATATACAGTAACGGAAGTTCCATATACTATCAAAACAAAGTGTCTTTAGTCAGCAAAGGGCTACAGATGGAACTAGTGAAGATCCTTACAGCCTTTACTGTAGTGGATCTCtcggaaaacaaatttcatggggATATCCCAGAATCAATTGGGGATCTAAAGTCACTCCTTGTGCTCAATATGTCCAACAATGATTTAACCGGCGGAATTCCAACATCATTTCAGAATCTAAGGGATCTAGAGTCATTAGATCTCTCACATAATAAATTGTCTGGAGAGATCCCTTGGCAGCTAACAGATCTAACATTCCTTGCAGTGTTGAATCTCTCACAGAATTTCCTCGTGGGAAAAATACCACAAAGCCGGCAGTTTCTTACATTTAACAGCGAATCATTCAAAGAGAACTCGGGATTGTGTGGACCTCCACTATCAAAGAAATGCGAAGATGCAGAGAGTGCACCACCGTCCCCTCTGTCAACATTGCAATCTGAAAGGAAATATGAATGTGAATTAATGTGGATAGGATTTGGAGTTGGACACGGAGCAGGTGTAGGGATGCTTTTCTGGACCCTAGCACTTTGGCGGAAGGGAAGGAGAGAATTCTATATATTTATTGATAGAATGctttccttaatttttccttccaTGGTGTTTCCTAAATAG